A genomic stretch from Setaria italica strain Yugu1 chromosome VII, Setaria_italica_v2.0, whole genome shotgun sequence includes:
- the LOC101777646 gene encoding putative cis-zeatin O-glucosyltransferase: protein MSMESVAVVAVPFPAQGHLNQLLHLSLQLAALGLPVHYAAPAEHVRQARARVHGWGDDALRRVRFHDLAISGYVSPRPDPAAVSPFPSHLMPLWEAFTASAAAPVAALLREASASHRRVVVLYDPLNGFVAEEAARLPNGEAYALHCTAVSSIVGRMEDGNALVRERGLGFLPLDEYVTEEFLEYAIKRARAEEGIASPAGLLANSCRALEGEFIDFLAEQMATGGKKLFAIGPLNPLLGASAPEHSSKRHHECLDWLDEQPPASVLYVSFGSMSSLPREQIVELAAALRGSHQRFIWVLRDADRGNIFADNGETQHARLLAEFTKQTDGRGLVVTGWAPQLEILAHPATAAFMSHCGWNSTMESMSYGKPILAWPMHSDQPWDAELVCEYLGAGFLVRPCEKQTKVTPAATIQPVIERMMVSDEGRAARQRAAEVGEAVRASAAAGGSSRKDFEDFIAHITR from the coding sequence ATGTCCATGGAATCCGTCGCCGTCGTGGCGGTGCCGTTCCCGGCTCAGGGCCACCTGAACCAGCTCCTGCACCTGTCGCTGCAGCTCGCGGCGCTGGGCCTGCCCGTGCActacgcggcgccggcggagcacGTCCGGCAGGCCCGCGCCCGCGTGCACGGCTGGGGCGACGACGCCCTCCGCCGCGTCCGGTTCCACGACCTCGCCATCTCCGGGTACGTCTCGCCACGGCCCGACCCCGCCGCTGTATCGCCGTTCCCGTCCCACCTCATGCCCCTGTGGGAGGCCTTCACCGCCAGCGCGGCCGCCCCGGTCGCGGCGCTCCTCCGCGAGGCCTCCGCGTCCCACCGCCGCGTCGTGGTCCTGTACGACCCACTGAACggcttcgtcgccgaggaggccgcgcgGCTGCCCAACGGCGAGGCGTACGCCCTGCACTGCACCGCCGTGTCGTCCATCGTCGGGCGGATGGAAGATGGGAACGCGCTCGTGCGGGAGCGCGGGCTCGGGTTCCTCCCCCTCGACGAATACGTGACGGAGGAGTTCTTGGAGTACGCCATCAAACGGGCGAGGGCGGAGGAAGGGATCGCTTCACCAGCCGGCTTGCTCGCCAACTCGTGCCGCGCGCTCGAGGGCGAGTTCATCGATTTTCTCGCCGAGCAAATGGCGACCGGCGGCAAGAAGTTGTTCGCCATCGGCCCGTTGAACCCCCTGCTCGGCGCGAGCGCGCCCGAGCACAGCAGCAAAAGGCACCACGAATGCCTCGACTGGCTCGACGAACAGCCACCAGCATCCGTGCTCTACGTGTCGTTCGGCTCGATGTCCTCGCTGCCAAGGGAGCAAATCGTGGAGCTCGCCGCGGCGTTGCGCGGCAGCCACCAGCGGTTCATCTGGGTGCTGCGCGATGCCGACCGCGGCAACATATTCGCGGACAACGGCGAGACCCAGCACGCGAGGCTGCTTGCCGAGTTCACCAAGCAGACCGATGGGAGGGGCCTGGTGGTCACCGGCTGGGCGCCGCAGCTGGAGATCCTGGCGCACCCTGCCACGGCGGCCTTCATGAGTCACTGTGGTTGGAACTCAACCATGGAGAGCATGAGCTACGGGAAGCCCATCCTGGCGTGGCCCATGCACTCCGACCAGCCATGGGACGCGGAGCTTGTGTGCGAGTACCTCGGCGCCGGATTTCTGGTGAGGCCGTGCGAGAAGCAGACCAAGGTGACACCGGCGGCAACCATACAGCCGGTGATCGAGAGGATGATGGTCTCTGACGaagggcgcgcggcgcggcagcgcgCAGCGGAGGTCGGCGAGGCCGTCCGCGCGTCCGCGGCTGCCGGGGGATCATCCCGAAAGGATTTCGAGGACTTCATTGCTCACATCACAAGGTGA
- the LOC101764819 gene encoding putative cis-zeatin O-glucosyltransferase translates to MESVAVVAVPFPAQGHLNQLLHLSLHLATRGLPVHFAAPAEHVRQAKARVHGWGDDALRRVDFHELAISEYASPPPDPAAVSPYPSHLMPLLEAFIADAPAALAALLRGVSASHRRVVVVYDSANAFAAEEAARLHNGEGFAFHCTAASAFVGRMDGGAQLLRDVHGLDDLPVHAFVTEEFLEFIGKRARVAQTIPSSAGILMNTSRALEGEFIDFVAERLTAGGKKVFSIGPLNPMLDASALEQGTARHECLCWLDRQPVASVLYVSFGSMSSLRGEQIEELAAALHGSKQRFIWVLRDADRGNLFTDSGENRHTKFQTKFTKEIEGTGLVIIEWAPQLEILAHPSTAAFMSHCGWNSIMESMSHGKPILAWPMHSDQPWVAELVCKYLKAGFLLRPCDKHAEVIPATTIQQVIEKMMVSEEGLAMRQRAMALGEAVRTSVAVGGSSQNDIEDFIAHITR, encoded by the coding sequence ATGGAGTCGGTCGCCGTCGTGGCCGTCCCGTTCCCGGCGCAGGGCCACCTGAACCAGCTGCTCCACCTTTCGCTGCACCTCGCCACGCGCGGGCTGCCCGTGCACTTCGCGGCGCCCGCGGAGCACGTCCGCCAGGCCAAAGCGCGCGTGCACGGCTGGGGCGACGACGCACTCCGCCGCGTCGATTTCCACGAGCTCGCCATCTCCGAgtacgcctcgccgccgcccgaccccgccgctgTCTCGCCGTACCCCTCCCACCTCATGCCCCTGCTGGAGGCGTTCATCGCCGACGCGCCCGCCGCGCTCGCGGCGCTCCTCCGCGGGGTCTCCGCCTCccaccgccgcgtcgtcgtcgtgtaCGACAGCGCCAACGCCTtcgccgcggaggaggccgcGCGGCTGCACAACGGCGAAGGGTTCGCGTTCCACTGCACCGCGGCGTCGGCGTTCGTCGGGCGGATGGACGGCGGGGCCCAGCTGCTGCGAGATGTGCACGGCCTCGATGACCTGCCAGTCCACGCCTTCGTGACGGAGGAGTTCCTCGAGTTCATCGGCAAACGGGCGAGGGTCGCGCAGACAATTCCATCCAGCGCCGGCATCCTCATGAACACGTCCCGCGCGCTCGAGGGTGAGTTCATCGACTTTGTCGCCGAGCGGCTGACCGCCGGTGGCAAGAAGGTCTTCTCTATCGGCCCGTTAAACCCGATGCTTGACGCGAGTGCGCTCGAGCAGGGCACAGCACGCCACGAGTGCCTCTGCTGGCTCGACAGGCAGCCGGTCGCATCAGTGCTCTATGTGTCGTTCGGCTCGATGTCCTCGCTGCGCGGCGAGCAAATAGAAGAGCTTGCCGCGGCGCTACACGGAAGCAAGCAGCGATTCATCTGGGTCTTACGCGACGCCGACCGCGGCAACTTATTCACGGACTCCGGCGAGAACCGGCACACCAAGTTCCAGACCAAGTTCACCAAAGAAATTGAGGGAACAGGGCTGGTGATCATCGAGTGGGCGCCGCAACTGGAGATCCTGGCGCACCCTTCCACCGCGGCGTTTATGAGCCACTGTGGCTGGAACTCGATTATGGAGAGCATGAGCCACGGGAAGCCTATACTGGCGTGGCCCATGCACTCAGATCAGCCATGGGTCGCGGAGCTGGTGTGCAAGTACCTCAAGGCCGGCTTCCTACTGAGGCCATGTGACAAGCATGCCGAGGTGATTCCGGCGACAACCATACAGCAGGTGATCGAGAAGATGATGGTCTCTGAGGAAGGACTCGCTATGCGGCAGCGTGCAATGGCGCTCGGCGAGGCCGTCCGCACGTCTGTGGCTGTGGGCGGTTCATCCCAAAACGACATCGAGGACTTCATTGCTCACATCACAAGGTGA
- the LOC111257853 gene encoding putative cis-zeatin O-glucosyltransferase, with amino-acid sequence MVAKGSGMESVAVVAVPFPAQGHLNQLLHLSLRLAARGLPVHYAAPAAQARQARARVHGWDEAALGSVEFHELGIPEYVCSPPDPTAPSPFPTHLMPLFEAYTAGARAPLAALLARLSASHRRVVVVHDRINGYAAEEAARLPNGEAFGLHCLAASTLAGKMEAGLPVLRERGLVFLATDACASKEFVEYVVKRARPSKEISPGAGILMNTCRALEGEFIDVVADHLAADGKKCFAIGPLNPLLHTDAQEQSKPRHEWLDWLNKQPPASVLYVSFGTTSTLRTEQIAELAAALRDSNQRFIWVLRDADRGHEFTGHDESQSRHAELLPEFTKQTEGRGRVITGWAPQLEILAHCATAAFMSHCGWNSTVESLSHGKPILAWPMHGDQPWDAELVCKYLKAGILVRPWEKHGEVIPAEAIREVIVTAMVSEGGMAVQQRAKVLGEAVRASLADGGSSRKDLEDFIAHITE; translated from the coding sequence ATGGTAGCGAAAGGGAGCGGGATGGAGTCGGTCGCCGTGGTGGCCGTGCCGTTCCCGGCGCAGGGCCACCTGAACCAGCTCCTGCACCTGTCGCTGCGGCTCGCGGCGCGGGGCCTGCCCGTGCACTacgcggcgcccgcggcgcaGGCCCGCCAGGCCCGCGCGCGCGTGCACGGCTGGGACGAGGCCGCCCTCGGCTCCGTCGAGTTCCACGAGCTCGGAATCCCCGAGTACGTCTGCTCACCGCCGGACCCCACCGCGCCCTCGCCGTTCCCCACGCACCTCATGCCCCTGTTCGAGGCCTAcaccgccggcgcgcgcgccccgctcgcggcgctcctcgccaggCTCTCCGCCTCccaccgccgcgtcgtcgtcgtgcacGACCGGATCAACGGGTacgccgccgaggaggccgcgcgGCTGCCCAACGGCGAGGCGTTCGGGCTGCACTGCCTGGCCGCGTCGACGCTCGCCGGCAAGATGGAGGCCGGGCTCCCGGTCCTGCGTGAGCGTGGCCTGGTTTTCCTCGCCACCGACGCGTGCGCATCGAAGGAGTTCGTGGAGTACGTCGTCAAGCGCGCGAGGCCGTCGAAAGAGATCTCGCCTGGCGCGGGCATCCTCATGAATACATGTCGCGCGCTCGAGGGCGAGTTCATCGACGTCGTTGCTGACCACCTGGCCGCCGACGGCAAGAAGTGTTTTGCCATCGGGCCCTTAAATCCATTGCTCCACACGGACGCGCAAGAGCAGAGCAAGCCGCGGCACGAGTGGCTGGATTGGCTGAACAAACAGCCGCCAGCGTCGGTACTCTACGTGTCGTTCGGCACAACGTCGACGCTGCGGACGGAACAAATCGCTGAGCTTGCAGCAGCGCTGCGCGACAGCAACCAGCGGTTCATCTGGGTGCTGCGCGACGCAGACCGCGGCCATGAATTCACGGGCCACGACGAGAGCCAGAGCAGACACGCCGAGCTGCTCCCCGAGTTCACGAAGCAGACCGAAGGGAGGGGCCGGGTGATCACAGGGTGGGCGCCGCAGCTGGAGATCCTGGCGCACTGTGCCACTGCGGCGTTTATGAGCCACTGCGGCTGGAACTCGACGGTAGAGAGCCTGAGCCACGGGAAGCCTATCCTGGCGTGGCCCATGCACGGGGACCAGCCGTGGGACGCGGAGCTGGTGTGCAAGTACCTCAAAGCGGGTATCCTCGTGCGCCCTTGGGAGAAGCACGGTGAGGTGATTCCGGCGGAGGCCATTAGAGAAGTCATCGTGACTGCCATGGTTTCTGAAGGAGGAATGGCAgtgcagcagcgagcaaaggTGCTCGGAGAGGCCGTCCGTGCTTCCCTTGCCGACGGCGGTTCATCGCGGAAAGACTTGGAAGATTTCATTGCCCATATCACGGAGTAA